GTCAGATTAACCGGAAGAGATATTTTCTAAGTTGAGATTAAATTAGTGTTACAGATATTTAAGTTATTGCACATTTCGAAGATTTTACGAAACAAGATAGCAAATTTGTTTGCTTATTTTGTTTGCTTATTTTGTTTGCTTATTCTAAAGGAGATTGTTATGAAAAAGAATACAATGAACCAAAAAATTGAAGGAATTTTGCCGGAGGTAAAAGCGTCGTTGAGTTTTGAAGGTTTGCAAATAACTGAAGAAGAAGAAAAACTAATTAAAGCTGCATTGAGTGGAGATATTAGCCGAGCAACCTTTCTAAAAAAAGCAAGAGAGTTGGCTGAAAACCAATGATGCAATCAAAGCAATCAAAATACTGGTATCCAGGGACCGAAGTATTGATCAATAATTTCAATATTCGTGATCCTAAAAAACTCGAAACATTAGAGCGTATTATTACAGGTGAACGATTGGCAAAGCTATATCTAAAACCGATTTATGGAAAGTTTGATTTAAAACACTTACAAGCAATACACAAATTTCTTTTTAGCGACATTTATCCTTTTGCCGGAAAGATTAGGGATGAAAACATTGCGAAAGGCGGTTTTTCTTTTGCTAATGCACAGTTTATTGAGGAATCGGCGAAACAGCTGTTTAAGGAATTAGCCAATGAAAAGCATTTGAAGGGTTACGACTTCGAAAAATTTTCCGAACGTGCAGCATACTATTTGGCCGAGATTAACGTATTGCATCCTTTCCGAGAAGGAAACGGAAGAACACAACGTGAGTTTATTCGTTCCTTAGCGCTTAAAAATGGATATTCTCTTGAATGGAGCCGAATTGATCGTGAAGAATTATTAAGTGCTTCAATACGATCCATTACTGACATTCAGCCTTTAGTTAATGTATTAAAGAAAGCGATTGTGAACAGAGAGCCTGATAGACAGTTAATGAGGTTATTTGAGAATGCAAGAGGGATAGAAAGGTAGGTAAAGTAAATGAAACGTGAATGGGGAAAATATACTGACGAACAAATCGCGTTCAACGACTTGAAACATGCGTTAGAAACAGCATTAGGCCGTGAATTACGTGAAGACGAAGAAAAATTGGTCAAATGGCTTGCCGGATTCGGATGGGATACGGTAGGTCAGTTCGTGGATATATGTTCAGAGAAATCGCAGCGAAGGAAACAAAATAAGCATTTTGTTTTTCAAAATTTAAGTTATTTTCATCATTCCATTGAAGGAGGATTACATATGCAATGCCCTAAATGTCGCACAGGAGTTTTAGAAGCAATCGGAACATTTAGCTTAGAAGAGGGCGCTTTGGAGGTTGAATATTATCAACCTTATGATCGTCCAAAAAATGCAATTATCTATATTTGTAGTAAAGATGAATGTGGGTATATGGAGATGAAGAAGGCGGCTCCTGGATTATTAAGAGCGCTCAAACGGAAAATTAGAGATCGGCGTTATGCCGAACTCCTGCCAGGAAACCGCCACTAATAGATTATCACAATTTTTAGATTTTGAATATCTGGTAATTAATTACAAAAGGAGAGAAGGGAAATTGGAAAAATACATTCATTGGTTACAGCAACAAGGAAAAAGTGAACATACCATCCGTCGTTATAAAACCGTACTAAAAGAATTTCAACAATGGTACGAAGGAATGACGGGTGGAGTTCCCTTCGATCCCAAAAATGTGTCTGCTATCGATCTCCAGGACTGGAAGAACTATTTAATAAATATTGCGCGTATTGAAAATCCAAAAACAGGGGAAAGGAAAAAACTCACGATTTCTACCGTTAACAACAAAATTGAGAGCCTGAAGGCTTATTTCCGGTATCTTTATGATACCGGTATTATTAAAGATAATCCGGCTTCTTCTCTTTCAGTACAAAAACAACAAACACCATTATCACCGCGTTGGCTTGAACGTGTTGAGAAAAATAAACTTTTGCATTACATTGACGATAAGGAAAAGCAAAAGAAAAATCCGTGGCGCTATGCGAGAAATCGAGCAATCATCTACTGTATGCTTCACGCTGGAATGAGGGTCAGTGAGGTTGTAGAGCTGGAATTAGAGGATATTGATTTCGCAAATGGTTATATCAATATACGTGATGGTAAAGGTGGGAAGGCTAGACGTATTCCCATGAACAGCGATCTAAAACATGCCCTAAGTCTATGGATAAGCGAAAGGAAAACCAAAGAAACGAATACAAATAAAGTCTTTGTCTCTCAGAAAGGCGGCAATCTAACCATATCTGGCGTGAATAACTTATTTAATAAGATTCGACATGACTTAAAAATTGAAGAACTTACACCGCATGTGCTACGGCACACTTTTTGCCATGATCTTATTGAAAAAGGTTTTCCTATTACTTATGTTGCCGATCTTGCGGGTCACAGTGATTTAGATACGACCAGGAGGTACGCGGCCACAAGCGATAAGGAAATGAAAATTGCTGTTGAGTCTTTATCTTCAGGCCGCTATCGACAAACAGAAAACAAAAAAAATAAGGGTGAAGATGAAAGATAAAGGAAAAGTGAATGATTTGTATTTCGTCATCTAGAGGGCATTGGCCCTCTTTTTTCATGGTTTTGTAGTGGACTTGTGAGTGATACTTTCACGGAATACGAAAAGAGGAGGTATCCTGAATTTTTCAGCCCCCCTTTAAAAAAACGGCTTCTCAGATTGGCGTATAACGCGTCTTCAATTGTTTTATATTCGGAAGAGAAAAAGCGTCTCTATAGGGCATTTATGGCTTTTTAAAACGTATCCCCTTTTGTTCAATCAAAATTTTGCTATATTTTTTCCCTGATCATTTCTTCTGTTGCTCCAATAAATGCTTGGCAAAGCTTTCAACGGTATATTTTGACCAGTATGGCGTTCCGGCTACTACTAAGTCTTCCTTTGGAAACTTTCCTCTTTTGCGATAGACAGCAATCTTGTTTTGGGGGAAATGAATTCCTTTATCCTCTAGATAGCGCGCAAAATCACTTTGGGTGTAATAGTCCTGGGAGTCTTTAATGATCGAGAAGTTAGGGTTTTTGATTAACAATTCGCGAAACTGTTACTTCTTTTAGAAAATCAGTTGGACAACAGAAATCTTTTTTGGAGCGACAACAAGAAGAATTTTTAGAAAAGTCATCTTCTATTTACGATCAGATTGAAGATTTTAAACAGAAGATAGAAGATTATGAGTCAAAGCTTAATTTGGAGTTACAAAAAATTCAAGATAAATATAATGAACTCCACCAAAATTTCATTACTTCTCAAGAGTCTAGATCTCAGCAATTTCTAGATCTTAAAGGAAAATTTATTGAAGAATTTGATGAGATTACTGAAGATTTAAATAACAAAACCCAAGAAATTATATCGTCATTTCAGGAAAAATTTGATTCTATAACAGAAGAGTTAACTTCAACATATGAATCCTTTTTAGAAGAAACCAAACAGAAACTGGCTGATTACGACAGTATGTTAGAGTCCCATAAAAAATCAGTTGAGGAATTAGTGGGTATTATATCAACCAGTTCAATTTCTGGACACTTTAAAGAAGTTGCTGATAATAAGAGAAAAGCAGCTTTTTGGTGGCAGATAGGAACTATAGGTTCGTTCTTAGGTACAATTGCATATGGCTTTTACGCTTTTATATGGAATAACCACGAAATTGATTGGCCTGGATTAATTGCACGATTTATTGTTACTGTTGCCCTAGGTTCCCTAACCGCTTATACAGCAAAACAAGCAGCATATAATGAAGCTGAAGAAAGAAAAAATAGAAAGATGGAAATCGAATTAAAAACTTTAAACCCATATCTTGCATCTTTCTCACCTGAAGACCAAATAAAACTTAAACAACAATTGTTTCCTCATATTTTTGGTAAAGAAGAAGTCGCTGTTAGCCAAGAAACTACACCGACAAGTAACGCTAACTCTGACTTAGTTAATGTTCCCTTAAACACTAATTTGGTAACACAGGCTATTCAAGTTCTTATAGACGTTGCTAAAGGCACTAAAACTCAATAATTTTTTCGTTAAAATTGTCAAAATGATGCTTTTATGATATATTCGTCCCCCCCTGATGTTTCAAAAGGGGGGATGATTTCATTGAGAAGTTTGGAATGCAACATAATCAAGATTATAAGCAGTAAATTCCATCGTGTTGCGTTCGAACAGTCCATAAAACAAAACTCCACTAACTACTTATATAACCAATAACAAAAGAGGTTAGAAAAAGAGAAATACCACCTAAAATCAGATATTTTTTGTCATTCCATTTAAAATAAAAGATAATACTTAATACAGTAACAATAAAAAAAATCAAACCAACAACCCAAATCATCTTTCTTTCCCCTACCCCGTTATTCTAGCAATAAATCCTCCTACTAAATACCCTGCTAATAAAATAATAAAAGATGCCCCTACATAAAATCCTATTCTAATAAATGTATCCTGACGGTTAACAAAATCGATAATTAAATCCAATACTTTCATATTGAATTCCTCCATAAATCTTTATTATTTATACAATAACATTAACATAAGATATCGACTTTTCATACATCTCTTTGATCATAAAAAATTCCCCTCTCGTAATCATGAACCATAGCTCCTCTCATTGACACTATGGTTCTATTGTAAGTGGGGAATTTTATTCCGGCTATATTAGGGATTTTATCATCGGCTTTAACATAGGGAATTTTAAACGGACGATTTTTGGAAAAAATAATAGACTTTGACAATATGTTGCATTCATCGATATCTGACAAAACGAAACTGGGTTTTTCTTTGTCTCTTTTATATGATTAAACTAGACATATAATACACATTATATGTCTAACAATCTATTCTTTTTTATGATATACTCGTCATATAATGTAATTTTTTAAATCGATTATTCACTTTTGGAATCCTTTTAAACTCGCCGTATAAGTGAAAGGGTGAAAAAGATGCTAAATGAGTATGTCACTTACCTTCAGGAAAAAGGTGCTTCCCCAAACACGATCATCTCCTATACGAATGACTTGAATATCTTTTTTAACGATTTACATATCCGTCCGGGCGATTACGTCACGCCGACCGACATCCGCAAATGGATCAAGCAAATGTTGAATCCGGTAGAAGGAAAACCATTGGCCATTTCCACGATCAATCGCCGACTCAATTCGCTGCGAAGTTTTTATGTGTGGGCGGTGGAACATCATAAGCTCGAACAGAACCCAATGAAAGACATCCAGGATTTAAAATCGGCCGATGAAGATAACGAAAAAATTATGTGGCTGACGGAAGAAGAATTCGAGGACTTGTTGCATCGGATGCGGAAAAAACCGGTACAAAGCCGAGGGGTCGATCCCGAAGAGAAATATCGCCGGGACCGCGCTGTGGTGTACTTGCTTACCTATGCAGGATTGCGTGTGGAAGAGTTATCAAATTTAAAATTAACAGACTTAGATTTAGAGATGAAACGAATTCGAATCGTGGGAAAAGGGATGAAGGTAAGAACAGTGCCGGTCTCGAATATCTTGCTGGCAGAACTCGAGGATTGGCTTAAGTTTCGCGCGGAAATGGCGAAAAAGAAACCGCATGTGGCCACATCTCCATATGTTTTTTACAGCCAGCGCTCACCGAAGTTTTCGGTCCGAGGCATTCAACGAATGATCGAAAGCTACAGCCTGCCGAACAAAAAGCTCACGCCCCACATGTTCCGGCATACGTTTTGTAAGTGGATGTTAAAGGCGACGAACAACGACATTGAAAAAGTGCGGCGGCTCGCCGGTCACAGCAATATCGCCACTACGTCTCGATACTTAAAAGACAGTTATAGTGATTTGGCGGATGCTGTTGAGGCCTTGCCGAAATTTTAAGATAAGGTGGCGTATTTACAAGCAAATTTAAAGCATCATTTTGTGAAAAAAACATTAATACTTTTACGAGTTTCTCCCTATTTATATATCTGTTAAAGTCTCCTTAACAAAAATGGCCGATTTTAAGGTTCCTTTAAGGGGCTTTCAATGGCCAAGTAATTTATTTACATATTAAAAGTGTGATATACTGATATTTATTGGAGGAGTTGGTATGTACTGGAATACAGAGGCGGATTTTGTGGAAACCTTTATCTCCTCAGCGCAGCCGATTTTCAAAATAAGAAAAAATAATAAAATTGCGGTTTGGCGCGAATTTAAAACAGGATATGGTCGGCCTGATATTGTTTTTGTAGAATATAACCCAAGTGTAATTGAGTCACGCAAAGCAAATTCTGTTTTCACACCATTACCTAATTTAGCTGCCTATACGATTAGTTACCTTTCAGGAAAGCCTTGGGTTACCGAGGAAAGACTGTCAAGATTTCTTAATTGTTATGGTTCAACATTTTACAAAGTACTTAATGAATTAACTCAGAGGGGCCTTATTGAACGTAATAATCATTTAGTTAAAGCAAAAGCTCGTTCGGAAATAATGGCTGTTCATCGCTTATGGGTGTTCGAGGCAAAATTAAACCATTGGAAAGATGCTGTTGACCAAGCGGAACGCCACCTTTGGTTTACCAAAGATTCATACATTTTATTACCATATAAGAGTGGATTACTTACCGAATCCATTAAATATGAATGCAGTAAAAGAGGTGTAGGGCTGGCATTTTTTGATTTAGAGAATGGATATCAGACAATCTTGCAGCCTGCACAATCCGGCTTTTTAAACTCACCATTACTTTGGTTAATAAATGAACGTCTGTGGGAGGAAAAGCAAAATGAACATGGATCGGTTTGCACCTGAATCTTCAGCATTTGCTCTAGCATTTCCAGGCATTGAGATAATTGGAGTATTAGGTAAGGGTGGACAAAAATACGTCTATAAAGCGAAAACACATGATTATGGAATTGTAGCTTTTAAAATTATTAAAACAGATCAAGATATAGAACGAACAATTCGGGAAATTAAAGCAGCCTCTAGTTTTTCCTCTCCTCATTTTCCGATGATTTATGATTGGGGAGAAGCCTATTTGGATGATGAAAAAATAATTTATATTATTGAGGAATATATAGAAGGTCAAAATCTAAGGGAAATCCTTAATCAAGAAGTATTAACAATGGAAGAGACGATTCGGATAGGTCGGGAATTACTTGAAGCTTTAAGTCAGTTAGCCGAAAAACGTTTGGTTCATCGGGATATAAAACCTGAAAATATTATGATCAGTAATGATGGACGTGTGTTTCTGTTGGATTTAGGGATTGCTAGGCATTTGGATTTAACCAGTTTGACATTGGACATGGCAGCTTTTGGTCCGTTAACACCTGGGTACGGTGCCCCTGAACAGATTAAGAATGAAAAAAGAACTATTTCATCAAGGACCGATTTGTTTTCATGGGGAGTGGTAATGTACGAAATGATTGCTGGATACAATCCTTTTGTAAAAGGATGCAAAAATGGAAATGAAGCAATGTCCAAAACTCTTACTTATCAACCACCTAAGCTTCAAAATTGTAGCTCAGATTTATCTGAGATTATAGACTGGTGTCTTAGTAAATCTGCCCACCGTAGGCCACCAAGTCCGGCAATAGTATTGGAAAAAATGAAGGAGATGTAAATTATGGAATTTTATCTTCAACAAGGACACGGTATGCTTTCTTTAAATAAAGAATTTGTCGATAGTAATCCTAATACAGGTGTGATTTTATCTCCGCGAAATTGTAAACGAGAACAACTTGAAAGGCATGCTTCTGAGTTGAAGAAAAAAAACGCATCGCTTTTATTCGATCCACAATTTTATCAGCCTCGAACCGAAAGAGAAAATATTCTTAATTATCCTTACTGGGATAATTTAAGTTTTTCTACTGTAGGATTTGCTTCCAACGGTGCAAAAAAATTATGTGAAGGTGTAATACGATATCAAGTTGAAGTTCTCGGTGTATCAAAGGTAATTCTTCCTGGTCGCTATACTAATGCTCTTACGGAAGAATGGCTTGAAAGCCAATATATTTTTTCTCAAACAGCTGATACTATGGGTGTGGAACAGCCGATTTATATAACCTTGGCTTTAGGTCCGGATATTGTATCCGAAAGGCAAAATTTTGACCGTATTCTTAATGAGGTTGTTGAGTATCCAGTTGATGGTGTTTATGTTGTATTAATGCCTCCTAAAGGGGAGTTCTTAGTAACTAATGAATCCTATATTTATAATTTGTTAGATGCTTTTCTAAGCCTTTCTTTAGCAGGAAAAAAAATTATTCTTGGGTATGCTAATCAGCAATGTTTAATATATGCTGGTGCTGGTGTTGAAGGTATTGCTACTGGTAATTACCGTAACGTTAGATCTTTTAATCCAGATACCTTTGACATTCAAGAAAAAGACTTTAAACAACGCGCCGTTTGGTATTATGACGCAGATACTTTATCAGAATTTCGCCCTGAAACGCTTGGACTGGCTTACCAGAGAGGGTTAAAAGGTAATTTTGGACCAACCAATGAATATAGCATCGACCTATTAAACGCCGACAATCCTGCCAGCATTCCATGGGGGGAGAAGCTGGCGTTTCGTCACTATTTAACGGAAATCAATCGTCAATGGTTATCTTTTGATGAATTGTCCCGTAATCAAAGAATAAATAAAAGTATAAAGCTTTTAGAAGAAGCACAGCAAAAGCTTTTATCATTAGTGGATAAAGGGTTTAGACCCGGTGAAAGATCTTTTATGAATGCATTTGATCCTACACTTAATGCCCTATTTGCATTTAAATCTGATCGACAAAGTCAAATATCAATGCTTTAATGTTGGTGTGAGAACCTTACGTTTTCCACACTTTTCTATAGGGATCCTGCCGACAAAACGTAGAAAAAGTATACGTTTTTTGTCGCAAGACCCTTTAAATTTTTACTAGATTGAAGATATTCACAAACAGGCCAAAAAAGGAAGCGCCCCACCTACGGACGAAGATAACCATTGGCGCACCATGAATTCACGCCAACTAAAGACTCCAATATCCTAAAAATTAAGGTAAACTTTAAATAAGTAGGGTTTTTGCTCTATTTACCATCTTTGAAACTCTTAAT
Above is a genomic segment from Bacillus methanolicus containing:
- a CDS encoding tyrosine-type recombinase/integrase; this translates as MEKYIHWLQQQGKSEHTIRRYKTVLKEFQQWYEGMTGGVPFDPKNVSAIDLQDWKNYLINIARIENPKTGERKKLTISTVNNKIESLKAYFRYLYDTGIIKDNPASSLSVQKQQTPLSPRWLERVEKNKLLHYIDDKEKQKKNPWRYARNRAIIYCMLHAGMRVSEVVELELEDIDFANGYINIRDGKGGKARRIPMNSDLKHALSLWISERKTKETNTNKVFVSQKGGNLTISGVNNLFNKIRHDLKIEELTPHVLRHTFCHDLIEKGFPITYVADLAGHSDLDTTRRYAATSDKEMKIAVESLSSGRYRQTENKKNKGEDER
- a CDS encoding tyrosine-type recombinase/integrase yields the protein MLNEYVTYLQEKGASPNTIISYTNDLNIFFNDLHIRPGDYVTPTDIRKWIKQMLNPVEGKPLAISTINRRLNSLRSFYVWAVEHHKLEQNPMKDIQDLKSADEDNEKIMWLTEEEFEDLLHRMRKKPVQSRGVDPEEKYRRDRAVVYLLTYAGLRVEELSNLKLTDLDLEMKRIRIVGKGMKVRTVPVSNILLAELEDWLKFRAEMAKKKPHVATSPYVFYSQRSPKFSVRGIQRMIESYSLPNKKLTPHMFRHTFCKWMLKATNNDIEKVRRLAGHSNIATTSRYLKDSYSDLADAVEALPKF
- a CDS encoding Fic/DOC family protein; this encodes MMQSKQSKYWYPGTEVLINNFNIRDPKKLETLERIITGERLAKLYLKPIYGKFDLKHLQAIHKFLFSDIYPFAGKIRDENIAKGGFSFANAQFIEESAKQLFKELANEKHLKGYDFEKFSERAAYYLAEINVLHPFREGNGRTQREFIRSLALKNGYSLEWSRIDREELLSASIRSITDIQPLVNVLKKAIVNREPDRQLMRLFENARGIER
- a CDS encoding serine/threonine protein kinase — protein: MNMDRFAPESSAFALAFPGIEIIGVLGKGGQKYVYKAKTHDYGIVAFKIIKTDQDIERTIREIKAASSFSSPHFPMIYDWGEAYLDDEKIIYIIEEYIEGQNLREILNQEVLTMEETIRIGRELLEALSQLAEKRLVHRDIKPENIMISNDGRVFLLDLGIARHLDLTSLTLDMAAFGPLTPGYGAPEQIKNEKRTISSRTDLFSWGVVMYEMIAGYNPFVKGCKNGNEAMSKTLTYQPPKLQNCSSDLSEIIDWCLSKSAHRRPPSPAIVLEKMKEM